A window from Variovorax sp. PBL-E5 encodes these proteins:
- the ggt gene encoding gamma-glutamyltransferase, whose protein sequence is MVVTAQHLATHAGVDVLQRGGNAIDAAVAVGYALAVVYPAAGNLGGGGFMTIQLADGRKTFLDFREKAPLAATANMYLDKDGNVISGLSTKGHLAVGVPGSVSGMEYAREKYGTMKRSALLAPAIRLAERGFTLDQGDVEIFSRATADLSEDPASAAIFLDKGEALVAGQRLVQKDLAKTLRSISAKGTDGFYKGPVGAAIVASSRAGKGLITQADLDQYTTRELPPIECDYRGYHVVSAPPPSSGGVIICEMLHILEGYPLKDLGFHSAQAVHYEIEAMRHAYVDRNSYLGDPDFVKNPLDRLLDKGYAEKIRGVIDPGKAGVSKDIMPGVAPHEGTNTTHYSIADRWGNAVSVTYTLNDWFGARVTAARTGVLLNDEMDDFTSKIGAPNLYGLVQGEANAIAPGKRPLSSMSPTIVSKDGKPVLVVGTPGGSRIITTVLQTILNVIDHDMDLQEAVDAPRFHQQWQPDVTEFEPFALSADTRKILLGMGHKLGTEQPANHVAAILIGAPSLKGAPVAGARFFGANDPRYKTGLALGY, encoded by the coding sequence ATGGTCGTCACCGCGCAGCATCTGGCGACGCACGCCGGTGTCGATGTGCTCCAGCGTGGAGGCAATGCGATCGATGCCGCGGTCGCGGTCGGCTATGCGCTGGCCGTGGTTTATCCCGCGGCCGGAAACCTGGGCGGTGGCGGCTTCATGACGATCCAACTCGCGGATGGCCGCAAGACCTTCCTGGACTTCCGCGAAAAAGCCCCGCTCGCTGCCACCGCCAACATGTACCTCGACAAGGACGGCAACGTCATCAGCGGCCTGAGCACCAAGGGGCATCTGGCGGTCGGCGTGCCGGGCAGCGTTTCCGGCATGGAGTACGCACGCGAGAAGTACGGCACGATGAAACGCAGCGCATTGCTGGCACCTGCCATCCGGCTGGCCGAGCGCGGCTTCACCCTCGATCAAGGCGACGTCGAGATATTCTCCAGGGCCACGGCCGACCTCAGCGAAGATCCTGCATCGGCCGCCATTTTTCTCGACAAGGGTGAAGCCCTCGTCGCCGGCCAGAGGCTGGTGCAGAAGGACCTGGCGAAGACGCTGCGCAGCATCAGCGCGAAAGGCACGGACGGCTTCTACAAAGGCCCGGTGGGCGCGGCCATCGTCGCATCCAGCCGCGCCGGCAAGGGCCTCATCACGCAGGCCGACCTCGACCAGTACACAACGCGCGAACTGCCGCCGATCGAATGCGACTACCGTGGCTACCACGTCGTCTCGGCACCGCCGCCGAGCTCGGGCGGCGTGATCATCTGCGAGATGCTCCACATCCTCGAAGGCTATCCGCTCAAGGACCTGGGCTTTCATTCGGCGCAGGCCGTGCACTACGAGATCGAAGCAATGCGGCACGCCTACGTGGACCGCAACAGTTATCTGGGTGATCCTGACTTCGTGAAGAACCCGCTGGACCGCCTGCTCGACAAGGGCTATGCAGAGAAGATCCGCGGCGTGATCGATCCCGGGAAGGCCGGCGTCTCGAAAGACATCATGCCCGGCGTTGCGCCGCACGAGGGCACGAACACCACACACTATTCGATCGCCGACCGATGGGGCAATGCCGTGTCCGTGACCTACACGCTCAACGACTGGTTCGGCGCCAGGGTCACGGCCGCCAGGACCGGCGTGCTGTTGAACGACGAGATGGACGACTTCACCTCGAAGATCGGTGCGCCCAATCTCTATGGCCTGGTGCAGGGCGAGGCCAATGCCATCGCACCGGGCAAACGCCCGCTGAGTTCGATGAGTCCGACCATCGTCAGCAAGGACGGCAAGCCGGTGCTCGTCGTCGGCACGCCCGGGGGCAGCCGGATCATCACCACCGTGCTTCAAACCATCCTCAATGTGATCGACCACGACATGGACCTGCAGGAGGCCGTGGATGCGCCACGCTTTCACCAGCAATGGCAGCCTGACGTGACCGAGTTCGAGCCCTTCGCGCTGTCTGCCGACACGCGAAAGATCCTGCTCGGCATGGGCCACAAGCTTGGCACGGAACAGCCTGCCAATCACGTGGCAGCCATCCTCATCGGAGCGCCATCGTTGAAGGGCGCACCGGTGGCCGGCGCCCGCTTCTTCGGGGCGAACGATCCGCGCTACAAGACAGGTCTGGCGCTGGGGTACTGA
- a CDS encoding pseudouridine synthase, with translation MRIEEILYTQGFGTRRVCAGLVQQGLVRVAGKVVADASDDVPVDGLRFTVQGTEWAYHEKAYLMLHKPAGTECSQKPSTYPSIYTLLPSPLRLRPNKGAVQGVQAIGRLDQDTTGLLLLTDDGQFIHRMGSPKHHVPKVYEVSAKHPLDDAQVAKLLAGVVLDDDPKPVRAAACEIVGPLHLRLTLTEGKYHQVKRMLAAVGNRVEALHRSRIGALALPADLAPGQWRWLGAQQVEALRSARPGQPAEGLDR, from the coding sequence ATGCGTATCGAAGAAATTCTCTACACCCAGGGCTTTGGCACGCGCAGGGTCTGCGCCGGGCTGGTTCAGCAAGGCCTGGTGCGCGTGGCAGGCAAAGTCGTGGCGGACGCCAGCGACGATGTCCCGGTCGATGGCTTGCGCTTCACGGTGCAGGGCACCGAGTGGGCGTACCACGAGAAAGCCTACCTGATGCTGCACAAGCCGGCCGGCACCGAGTGCTCGCAGAAGCCGTCGACCTATCCCAGCATCTACACTTTGCTGCCGTCGCCATTGCGCCTGCGGCCGAACAAGGGCGCGGTACAAGGCGTCCAGGCGATCGGCCGGCTCGACCAGGACACCACGGGACTGCTTCTGCTGACGGACGACGGCCAGTTCATCCACCGAATGGGTTCGCCGAAACACCATGTGCCGAAGGTCTACGAGGTGAGCGCCAAGCATCCGCTCGACGATGCACAAGTGGCGAAGCTGCTGGCCGGCGTCGTGCTCGACGACGACCCGAAGCCGGTGCGCGCGGCGGCATGCGAGATCGTCGGGCCGCTGCATCTGAGGCTCACCCTCACCGAAGGCAAATACCACCAGGTCAAGCGCATGCTGGCGGCCGTCGGCAACCGGGTCGAGGCGCTGCACCGCTCGCGCATCGGCGCGCTCGCACTGCCCGCGGATCTGGCGCCGGGCCAATGGCGCTGGCTCGGCGCCCAGCAGGTCGAGGCCCTGCGAAGCGCGCGTCCAGGTCAGCCAGCCGAGGGCTTGGATCGTTAA
- a CDS encoding YVTN family beta-propeller repeat protein codes for MTGRLAAFLFVCAALPSHAAEPPPIFVLNSLDASVSVIDRATWTERLRIPTGKEPHHLYLTPDEHSLIVANSAGDSLTFLDPRTAQVQRVVYGIIDPYQLRFSPDMKWFVTAGNRLNHVDIYSWDGKEPKLVKRIPSGKTPSHIWIDGKSTTAYVTMQDSDELIAVDLATQTIRWRVATGPMPADIFGIHDGKTLLVGLTGGDGVQIFDVAGAEPKLVGKLFTGKGAHAFRSAGDGRSVFISNRVADTISRIDLQTLQVTDTYPVPGGPDCMDVSADGKTLYVTSRWARKLSVVDLVGHKVAQQVKVGRSPHGVWTLDHAKS; via the coding sequence CTGACAGGCCGCCTTGCGGCCTTTTTGTTTGTTTGCGCCGCGCTGCCGTCGCATGCCGCCGAGCCACCCCCCATCTTCGTGCTCAATTCGCTCGATGCGAGCGTGAGCGTGATCGACCGGGCCACCTGGACCGAGCGACTCCGCATCCCGACGGGCAAGGAGCCGCACCATCTCTATCTGACCCCCGACGAGCACTCCCTGATCGTCGCGAACTCGGCCGGCGATTCCCTGACTTTCCTGGATCCCCGCACCGCACAAGTCCAGCGCGTGGTCTACGGCATCATCGATCCGTACCAGCTTCGCTTCTCACCCGACATGAAATGGTTCGTCACGGCCGGCAACCGGCTGAACCATGTCGACATCTACAGCTGGGACGGCAAGGAGCCCAAGCTCGTCAAGCGCATTCCCTCGGGCAAGACGCCCAGCCACATCTGGATCGACGGCAAGAGCACCACCGCCTACGTCACGATGCAGGACAGCGACGAACTGATCGCGGTCGACCTCGCCACGCAGACCATCCGCTGGCGCGTGGCCACCGGCCCGATGCCGGCGGACATCTTCGGCATCCATGACGGCAAGACGCTGCTGGTCGGCCTGACGGGCGGCGACGGCGTGCAGATCTTCGACGTCGCGGGCGCCGAGCCCAAGCTGGTCGGCAAGCTGTTCACCGGCAAGGGAGCGCATGCCTTCCGCTCGGCCGGCGACGGGCGCAGCGTCTTCATCAGCAACCGTGTGGCCGACACCATCAGCCGCATCGATCTGCAAACGCTTCAGGTCACCGACACCTATCCCGTGCCCGGCGGCCCCGATTGCATGGATGTCTCGGCCGACGGCAAGACGCTCTACGTGACGTCGCGCTGGGCCAGGAAGCTCAGCGTCGTCGATCTCGTTGGCCACAAGGTGGCGCAGCAGGTCAAGGTGGGGCGCTCGCCCCATGGTGTCTGGACATTGGATCATGCCAAGTCGTAA
- a CDS encoding polysaccharide deacetylase family protein yields the protein MPSRKYAAVALLAMACVASTVAVAQGSCTKPVYLTFDTGHMAIAPLVAEVLKRQDVRVTFFAAAEPTKSGGDSLDDHWAPWWKARAAEGNELASHTYDHAYWRGDVPGADVRFRIKPSAGPDAGHEFTWDAKQYCANIAKASERLQAITGKKPLPLFRAPGGKTSPKLLAAAKACGYAYVGWAPAGFLGDELPSEKFSNEKLLKQALDTIRPGDILLAHLGIWSRKDPWAPADLEPLIVGLKAKGFCFETLRQHPAYRAWIAAHP from the coding sequence ATGCCAAGTCGTAAGTACGCCGCGGTCGCGCTTCTGGCGATGGCCTGTGTCGCGTCCACAGTGGCCGTGGCCCAGGGCAGTTGCACGAAGCCGGTGTACCTGACCTTCGACACCGGCCACATGGCCATCGCGCCGCTCGTGGCAGAGGTGCTCAAGCGGCAGGACGTGCGCGTCACCTTCTTCGCGGCCGCGGAACCGACCAAGAGCGGTGGCGACAGCCTGGACGACCATTGGGCGCCGTGGTGGAAGGCGAGGGCGGCCGAAGGCAACGAGCTCGCGTCCCATACCTACGACCACGCCTACTGGCGCGGCGACGTGCCGGGCGCCGACGTGCGCTTTCGCATCAAGCCATCGGCCGGGCCGGATGCAGGCCATGAGTTCACCTGGGACGCGAAGCAGTATTGCGCCAACATTGCCAAGGCCTCCGAGCGCCTGCAGGCCATCACCGGCAAGAAGCCGCTGCCGCTGTTCCGGGCGCCGGGCGGCAAGACCTCGCCCAAGCTGCTGGCGGCCGCGAAAGCCTGCGGGTACGCGTACGTGGGCTGGGCGCCGGCCGGCTTTCTCGGCGACGAATTGCCGAGCGAGAAGTTCAGCAACGAGAAGCTGCTGAAACAGGCGCTGGACACCATCCGGCCAGGGGACATCCTCCTGGCGCATCTGGGCATCTGGTCGCGCAAGGATCCCTGGGCGCCGGCCGACCTCGAGCCGCTCATCGTCGGGCTGAAAGCCAAGGGCTTCTGCTTCGAGACGCTGCGCCAGCACCCGGCGTACCGGGCCTGGATCGCCGCGCATCCCTGA
- a CDS encoding sterol desaturase family protein yields MDWFTDQFAFVQQWLFESAVQPLVYAIGLGGWVEDAFDATGWVLVGLIQIAVLVAVIGPLQRWRPAEPVVDRRAIRTDILYTLIHRLGLFRLAMFFALVPLFDHLLGIVRTAGWGSLHLDELWPGVTDVPWIAFAIYLVVLDLVEYLIHRGQHGFRWWWALHSLHHSQRQMTMWSDNRNHLLDDVIHDTIIVVVAQLIGVAPGQFIAIVAFMQLSESLQHANLRLGFGAIGERLWVSPRFHRLHHSIGIGHESHGPRTLGGHNFGVLLPWWDILFRTGNFEGRYEATGIRDQVEPDAQGRVRDYGRGFWAQQWLGLRRLVNRG; encoded by the coding sequence ATGGACTGGTTCACCGATCAATTTGCGTTCGTGCAGCAGTGGCTCTTCGAGTCTGCCGTGCAGCCGCTGGTCTATGCCATCGGCCTCGGCGGCTGGGTCGAGGACGCGTTCGATGCCACCGGCTGGGTGCTGGTCGGCCTGATCCAGATCGCGGTGCTGGTCGCCGTGATCGGACCCTTGCAGCGCTGGCGCCCGGCGGAGCCGGTGGTCGACCGCCGCGCGATCCGCACCGACATCCTGTACACGCTGATCCATCGGCTCGGGTTGTTCCGCCTGGCGATGTTCTTTGCGCTGGTGCCGCTGTTCGACCATCTGCTGGGCATCGTGCGCACCGCGGGCTGGGGCAGCCTTCATCTGGACGAGCTCTGGCCGGGCGTCACCGATGTGCCCTGGATCGCCTTCGCGATCTACCTGGTGGTCCTCGACCTGGTCGAATACCTGATCCATCGCGGGCAGCACGGCTTTCGATGGTGGTGGGCGCTGCATTCGCTGCATCACTCGCAGCGCCAGATGACCATGTGGAGCGACAACCGCAACCACCTGCTCGACGACGTGATCCACGACACGATCATCGTCGTCGTCGCGCAGCTGATCGGCGTCGCACCGGGGCAGTTCATCGCGATCGTGGCCTTCATGCAGCTCAGCGAGAGCCTGCAGCATGCCAACCTGCGCCTGGGCTTCGGCGCCATCGGCGAAAGGCTCTGGGTCAGTCCGCGTTTTCACCGTCTCCACCACAGCATCGGGATCGGGCACGAATCGCACGGCCCGCGCACGCTGGGCGGCCACAACTTCGGCGTGCTGCTGCCCTGGTGGGACATCCTGTTTCGCACCGGGAATTTCGAGGGTCGCTACGAGGCGACCGGCATTCGCGACCAGGTCGAACCCGATGCACAGGGCCGCGTGCGCGACTACGGGCGCGGCTTCTGGGCGCAGCAGTGGCTGGGGCTGCGGCGGCTGGTCAATCGGGGCTGA
- a CDS encoding EI24 domain-containing protein → MRLLLDSFWRSVAYCMHPRVVVLSLLPLAIMAILTAIFGYFYWDAAVSWTRGALDAWPLLSSFWGWMGRLFSGNVTAALAPLVVVVAATPVLVVVALLVVAGFMAPALTRLVAERRFPTLEQKRGASFIGGVARSLGLTVLALLALVVSMPLWLIPPLVLVLPPLIWGWLTYRVMSFDALSGHASPEERDVLLRVHRLPLLGIGVLCGYLGAAPSIVWASGLLFAAAFFVLVPLAIWIYTLVFAFSALWFGHYCLDALAQLRAQRAAAAVSTSAVELADARATATQWGAP, encoded by the coding sequence ATGCGTCTCCTCCTCGATTCTTTCTGGCGTTCGGTGGCCTACTGCATGCACCCGCGGGTGGTCGTGCTCTCGCTGCTGCCGCTGGCGATCATGGCGATCCTGACGGCGATCTTCGGCTATTTCTATTGGGATGCAGCGGTGAGCTGGACGCGCGGCGCGCTGGATGCGTGGCCCCTGCTGTCGAGCTTCTGGGGCTGGATGGGACGCCTGTTCTCGGGCAACGTGACGGCCGCACTCGCCCCATTGGTGGTAGTGGTCGCGGCCACGCCGGTGCTGGTGGTGGTGGCACTGCTGGTGGTCGCCGGGTTCATGGCGCCGGCCTTGACGCGCCTGGTGGCCGAACGGCGTTTCCCGACCCTGGAACAGAAGCGGGGCGCGTCCTTCATCGGCGGCGTCGCCCGATCGCTCGGCCTCACGGTGCTGGCGCTGCTCGCCCTGGTCGTGTCGATGCCGCTCTGGCTCATCCCGCCGCTGGTGCTGGTCCTTCCACCGCTGATCTGGGGTTGGCTGACCTACCGCGTGATGAGCTTCGATGCGCTGTCCGGCCACGCGAGCCCGGAGGAGCGCGACGTGCTCCTGCGGGTGCATCGGCTGCCGCTGCTGGGCATCGGCGTGCTGTGCGGCTACCTGGGCGCGGCACCCAGCATCGTCTGGGCGTCGGGGCTGCTGTTCGCCGCGGCTTTCTTCGTCCTCGTGCCGCTCGCGATCTGGATCTACACGCTCGTGTTCGCGTTCTCGGCGCTCTGGTTCGGGCACTATTGCCTCGACGCGCTGGCGCAACTGCGGGCGCAGCGCGCGGCCGCAGCCGTTTCAACTTCTGCGGTCGAGCTGGCGGATGCCCGCGCGACCGCCACTCAATGGGGCGCGCCATGA
- a CDS encoding competence/damage-inducible protein A codes for MTRAFGLIVVGDEILSGKRADKHMPKVIELLAARGLELAWAEYVGDVPTRITAALERAFASGDIVFSTGGIGATPDDHTRQCAAKALRVPLALHPEAELLIRERMQDTAREQGTAYEADRPDNVHRLNMGVFPQGATIIRNPYNKIPGFSVGHVHFVPGFPIMAWPMIESVLDTQYAELFARGSAVEKSVIVYGAMEAALTPLMEAVEHAHPGIKVFSLPSVDHAVHGRHIELGVKGPADRIESAYAALIEGLHGFKAKLGPELVR; via the coding sequence ATGACCCGTGCATTCGGTCTGATCGTCGTCGGCGACGAAATCCTCTCCGGCAAGCGTGCCGACAAGCACATGCCCAAGGTGATCGAACTGCTCGCCGCGCGCGGCCTCGAGCTGGCCTGGGCCGAATACGTCGGCGACGTGCCCACACGCATCACGGCCGCGCTGGAACGGGCCTTCGCGTCGGGCGACATCGTGTTTTCCACCGGTGGTATCGGCGCCACTCCGGACGATCACACCCGCCAGTGCGCCGCCAAGGCGTTGCGGGTTCCGCTGGCCCTGCATCCCGAAGCCGAGCTGCTGATTCGCGAGCGCATGCAGGACACGGCACGCGAGCAAGGCACCGCCTACGAGGCGGACCGCCCGGACAACGTCCATCGCCTCAACATGGGCGTGTTTCCGCAGGGTGCGACAATCATCCGCAACCCCTACAACAAGATTCCGGGCTTCAGCGTCGGGCATGTGCATTTCGTGCCGGGCTTTCCGATCATGGCCTGGCCGATGATCGAATCGGTGCTCGACACGCAGTACGCCGAGCTTTTCGCCCGCGGCTCCGCGGTCGAGAAATCCGTGATCGTCTACGGTGCCATGGAGGCGGCGCTGACGCCGCTCATGGAAGCCGTCGAGCACGCGCATCCGGGCATCAAGGTGTTCAGCCTGCCGAGCGTGGACCATGCCGTGCACGGTCGTCACATCGAACTCGGCGTCAAGGGCCCGGCCGATCGTATCGAGTCCGCCTATGCGGCGCTGATCGAGGGACTGCACGGCTTTAAGGCAAAGCTTGGCCCCGAATTGGTGCGCTAA